TCCATCATTGTTCATATTCTTTGCCATAATGTAGCAGCTTACTGTAGTTGGAGAACCAAGCATAATAATTAGAGCAACAAGTTTTTGATCTCTAAAGCCTAAATACACCGCTATAGGCAGAAATATAGCAGCTTGAAGCTCCAGTTTCAGGCAGGAAGCCACTAGAGTAGGCTTTATTTTTGCCAGGGCCTTTCTTCCTTGAAAGCCAGCTCCAATGGTAACCAGTGCCAAAGGGGATGCCATCACTGAAAAGCTTTTTAAGGTTTTATCAATCATTGGAGGAAAGTTAATACTTAACAAGGATATTAACATACCCAGTAAAATTCCAATAATGATTGGATTCTTTATAATATTTATAAAGGCATTTTTTATGTTAGCATTTCCCTCAGTAGAATTTTTACCTTCAAAGGTAAGTACAATAACAGAATATATGTTATAAAGGGGAACGGCTCCAATAATCATCATAGGTGCCATGCCAGCAGTGCCATAGATGTTTTGAACGAAGGCGATACCGAGAATGGCGGCACTTCCGCGAAAGGATGCTTGTACAAAAGCTCCTTTCATATAGGAATCTTTCATAAATTTCTTAGTAAAGAACCAGATTGACCAAAAACAAATTGATGTAACTATGGCACAGAACAATATGTATTTTCCATCAAAGTTCTTAATTATATTGGTTGCTCCTATGTCGGTACATAATAGCAAGGGTAAAGTAACCTTAAAGTTAAATTTATTTGCCACTTCTACGAAATTGTCATTAAGCATGCCTATTCGCTTTAGTACATATCCTACTACAATTACAAAAAATATGGGCATAGTTGCATTTAAACTGTATATTAAACTATCCATTTTAAAATTTCACCTTTCTTAAATGTAAATTATTTTAATTACATTATAATAGAAACTCTAGAATATACAAATTATCATTTGTTTTAATTGATAATCATTTTTTCACAGACAATGCTGTGAGAAAATATTTTCCATGTAATTTTTATTTGTAGTTACTATAAAAAATAAGGTATATACCTAGTGTTGTTTTACATACACTAGGTATATACCTTTATTGAGTATACAGATATCTAATTTTCTAAATAAATATTCTTAAATAAAATAATTTGTAGACTTTGTTTCAAAAATATAAAATTTATGTTTCAAGTTGGATATCTATATTTAATTATTGAACATTATTTTATGCTACTGATTTATTCTTATTGGACTCCATAACTTCATGGAGTTTTGATACCTTATCCTTAAATATCATGGATAGTGTAAAGAATACTATAAATACAGCTAGTAAAAATAAAATATCTTTACCTAGTACATTGTAGTTTATTCCATTTATGATTTCTCTAAGTGCGGATACCACATAAGTAAAAGGCATAAATGGAGATATAACTCTATAGAACTTAGGTGAAAGCTCTATTGGAAAAGTACCTGCAGAGGAAGCTAACTGAAGTACAAGGATTATTATTGCAATTAACCTTCCTACATCCTTTAGTAAGAATATGAGACACTGCATTAAGGCTATAAATACCCAGGAGGTAAAGATGTTAAATAGATAGAGGGCGAGTACATTGCTTGGTCTTATGCCTATTATCATTACCACTGTGCTTACACAAACTGCCTGAAGTGTTCCTACTAAAATATAAACAATGTATTTTCCAAGTACAATGGATTTCCCTCTTGCTTTTATGGACTTTTCTACAGTATCAGGTATTACAAAGAACATCAGCAGTGCACCTACCCATATGGATATAGGTATAAAATAAGGTGCTAATGCAGTACCATAGGTTTCATCTGCAAATAGATGTTGTGTTTCTACATTTACAGGCTGAGATACAAAATTACCCATAGCTGTGCTGGAATTTTTAAGATTATTATTAAGTTTATTTGAGCCATCTGAAAGTTCATCAGTAAGTTCTTTAGAGCCATCATAAACTTTGTTGTTTCCATCATTTATTTTCATAACACCATTATAAACCTGATTGTTTCCATCATTCAATTTCACCATAGCGGTGTAAAGCTTGTTAGCTCCGTCACTTAGGGCACTGGCACCATTGTAAAGTTTATTATTTCCGTCATCTAAATTACTTATGCCATCATAAAGTTTTCCTGCACCAGATGCAAGAGCTGGTGTACCAGAAACTAAGGTGTTTAATCCATTATTTATACCTATAGAACCATTGTAAAGAGCATCAGTTCCAGCATTTAAATTTACGGCACCATTATAAAGCTGAGTGTTTCCAGAGTCTAATTTGGCAGATCCATTATAAAG
This genomic window from Clostridium pasteurianum DSM 525 = ATCC 6013 contains:
- a CDS encoding AEC family transporter yields the protein MDSLIYSLNATMPIFFVIVVGYVLKRIGMLNDNFVEVANKFNFKVTLPLLLCTDIGATNIIKNFDGKYILFCAIVTSICFWSIWFFTKKFMKDSYMKGAFVQASFRGSAAILGIAFVQNIYGTAGMAPMMIIGAVPLYNIYSVIVLTFEGKNSTEGNANIKNAFINIIKNPIIIGILLGMLISLLSINFPPMIDKTLKSFSVMASPLALVTIGAGFQGRKALAKIKPTLVASCLKLELQAAIFLPIAVYLGFRDQKLVALIIMLGSPTTVSCYIMAKNMNNDGILTSSIIVMTTLLSAFTLTFFIFILRSFELII